A genomic window from Punica granatum isolate Tunisia-2019 chromosome 2, ASM765513v2, whole genome shotgun sequence includes:
- the LOC116194450 gene encoding serine carboxypeptidase-like 34: MGHCSAVFLNCMLLVLFLSHRIVGIARPDRLSRAALARQEADRVHSLPGQPKVGFKQYAGYVTVNKSHGRALFYWFFEATDKPDEKPVLLWLNGGPGCSSIGYGEAAELGPFFPQKHQPKLKLNPYSWNKAANLLFLEAPVGVGFSYTNTSRDLSELGDTVTAKDSYRFLVNWFHRFPQFKSHEFYISGESYAGHYVPQLSEVIFDKNKVARRKNYINLKGFIIGNAAIDEEADNRGMIDYAWDHAVISDSLYDELKGCNFTSQNISSECISSMNKFYSSYEVIDIYSLYTPTCVTVGRRLGQFRPLNIGRVPNQNLVSKSMSPIKMGQHEKLAGYDPCSSDYCELYFNRPDVQVALHANTTRIPYPWTHCSEVIMWQEAPQSVLPVIEKLRAAGLRIWIYSGDTDGRVPVTSTRYSLKKLGLKTIEEWTPWYNHQQVGGWAEIYEGLTFVTIRNAGHQVPTFSPKSSLQLIRHYLANKKLPASPF; the protein is encoded by the exons ATGGGTCATTGCTCAGCAGTCTTTCTCAACTGTATGCTTCTTGTCTTGTTTTTATCACACCGCATTGTGGGAATAGCACGTCCGGATCGACTCAGCCGTGCTGCCTTGGCCAGGCAAGAGGCGGACAGAGTCCACAGCCTCCCCGGCCAGCCCAAGGTGGGGTTCAAGCAGTACGCAGGCTATGTCACGGTGAACAAGAGCCACGGGAGGGCACTGTTCTATTGGTTCTTCGAAGCCACTGACAAACCGGACGAGAAGCCGGTCCTCTTATGGCTCAATGGAG GTCCAGGATGCTCGTCAATTGGATATGGAGAAGCAGCCGAGCTTGGGCCGTTTTTCCCTCAAAAGCATCAGCCCAAGCTCAAATTGAACCCCTACTCATGGAACAAAG CGGCCAATTTGCTGTTCCTGGAAGCACCTGTTGGAGTTGGGTTTTCTTACACGAACACAAGCAGAGACTTAAGTGAACTTGGGGACACAGTCACTG CCAAGGACTCGTACAGATTTCTCGTCAATTGGTTCCATCGGTTTCCACAGTTCAAGTCCCACGAGTTCTACATTTCTGGAGAGAGCTATGCCG GACATTATGTTCCGCAGCTCTCAGAAGTGATTTTCGACAAGAACAAGGTGGCTCGAAGAAAGAATTACATCAACCTCAAAGGATTCATC ATAGGGAATGCGGCGATAGACGAAGAGGCAGATAATAGAGGCATGATCGATTATGCGTGGGACCATGCAGTGATTTCTGATAGCCTTTACGATGAACTCAAGGGCTGCAACTTTACCAGCCAAAATATATCTTCAGAATGCATTTCCTCAATGAACAAGTTCTACAGTAGCTACGAAGTCATCGACATATATAGCTTGTACACCCCAACATGTGTTACAGTTGGACGCCGCTTGGGCCAGTTCCGACCTCTCAATATTGGACGTGTTCCGAATCAAAACTTGGTTTCCAAATCCATGAGTCCGATTAAG ATGGGCCAGCACGAAAAACTGGCAGGCTATGACCCTTGCTCAAGTGACTACTGTGAGCTCTACTTCAACCGTCCTGATGTTCAGGTTGCTCTGCACGCCAACACCACACGAATTCCGTACCCATGGACTCATTGCAG CGAAGTGATTATGTGGCAAGAAGCACCGCAATCAGTTCTTCCTGTTATTGAGAAGCTACGAGCTGCAGGACTTCGAATTTGGATCTATAG TGGGGACACCGACGGAAGAGTACCGGTGACCAGCACAAGATACTCACTGAAGAAGCTCGGATTGAAAACTATTGAAGAATGGACTCCTTGGTATAACCACCAGCAG GTTGGGGGATGGGCCGAGATCTATGAGGGCTTGACGTTCGTGACAATTAGAAATGCGGGACACCAAGTGCCGACATTCTCACCCAAGAGTTCTCTCCAGCTGATCAGGCATTACTTGGCTAACAAGAAACTGCCTGCTTCTCCATTTTAG
- the LOC116195493 gene encoding thioredoxin-like protein YLS8 isoform X2, which yields MDEVLASVAETIKNFAVIYLVDITEVPDFNTMYELYDPSTVMFFFRNKHIMIDLGTGNNNKINWALKDKQEFIDIVETVYRGARKGRGLVIAPKDYSTKYRY from the coding sequence ATGGATGAAGTGCTTGCATCTGTAGCCGAGACCATAAAGAACTTTGCAGTGATATACCTAGTGGATATCACGGAAGTGCCCGACTTCAACACCATGTACGAGCTCTATGACCCGTCCACGGTCATGTTCTTCTTCAGGAACAAGCACATAATGATTGATCTTGGGACTGGTAACAACAACAAAATCAACTGGGCCCTAAAGGACAAGCAAGAGTTCATAGATATCGTGGAGACGGTGTACAGAGGTGCGAGGAAGGGCCGTGGTCTTGTCATTGCTCCTAAGGACTACTCTACCAAATACCGTTACTAA
- the LOC116193516 gene encoding serine carboxypeptidase-like 34, translating to MDFVSSMIYLKLLLLLLLLSIPSSITANTQPDRITRPKLSLAELTQQEADRVHRLPGQPEVSFEQYAGYITVNESHGRALFYWFFEATEEPEKKPVLLWLNGGPGCSSIAFGAAEEIGPFFPQKEQPILKFNPYTWNKAANLLFLESPVGVGFSYTNTSSDILELGDTIAAKDSYTFLINWFRRFPQFKSHDFYIAGESYAGHYVPQLSEVIFDNNKIVAKEDYINLKGFMIGNAALDEDTDQTGMVDYAWDHAVMSDELYADLKLECDFSKRNQSTKCDMAIMQYFDIYRIIDMYSLYTPVCISNSSTGRPRQLPFVRGAVPSILSKFVRWYERPEGYDPCASEYTEAYFNRPDVQAALHANTTKIPYPWVSCSMHISFWNDAPMSILPIIKKLRAGGLRIWVYSGDTDGRVPVTGTRYTLRKLGLKTVEKWTPWYNRQQVGGWTVTYDGLMFVTVRGAGHQVPTFAPKRSLQLVRHFLANEKLPSAPF from the exons ATGGATTTTGTTTCGTCAATGATCTATCTGAAACTTCTCCTTCTACTTCTTCTCTTGTCTATACCTAGTAGCATCACTGCTAATACTCAGCCTGACAGGATAACTCGGCCAAAACTCAGCCTCGCAGAGCTAACTCAGCAAGAAGCAGACCGAGTACACAGGCTCCCCGGGCAGCCAGAGGTGAGCTTCGAGCAGTATGCAGGCTATATCACGGTGAACGAGAGCCACGGGAGGGCACTCTTCTACTGGTTCTTCGAAGCCACCGAAGAGCCCGAGAAGAAGCCAGTCCTCTTATGGCTCAATGGAG GTCCGGGGTGTTCCTCTATTGCATTTGGAGCAGCTGAGGAGATTGGGCCTTTCTTTCCTCAGAAGGAACAACCCATCCTTAAGTTCAACCCTTATACATGGAATAAAG CCGCCAATTTGTTGTTCCTGGAATCGCCCGTTGGAGTCGGATTTTCATACACCAACACGAGCTCAGATATACTTGAACTTGGAGACACAATCGCtg CTAAGGACTCGTACACATTTCTCATCAACTGGTTCCGAAGATTTCCACAATTCAAGTCCCATGATTTCTACATTGCTGGAGAGAGCTATGCCG GACACTATGTTCCGCAGCTCTCTGAGGTCATATTTgacaacaacaaaattgtTGCAAAAGAAGATTACATTAACTTGAAGGGTTTCATG ATAGGTAATGCAGCGTTGGATGAGGACACAGACCAGACAGGAATGGTCGATTACGCGTGGGACCATGCGGTGATGTCCGATGAACTCTATGCAGACTTAAAGCTCGAATGTGACTTCAGCAAGCGGAACCAATCTACCAAATGCGACATGGCCATCATGCAGTACTTCGACATTTACAGGATCATTGACATGTACAGCTTGTACACTCCCGTCTGCATTAGCAACAGTAGCACCGGTCGACCCCGTCAGCTCCCTTTTGTCCGTGGCGCAGTTCCGAGCATACTCTCTAAGTTT GTACGATGGTACGAGAGACCGGAGGGTTATGACCCGTGCGCATCAGAGTACACCGAGGCCTACTTCAACCGACCTGATGTCCAAGCTGCGCTGCATGCAAATACCACAAAAATTCCATATCCATGGGTTTCCTGCAG TATGCATATATCCTTCTGGAATGATGCTCCGATGTCGATTCTTCCCATAATCAAGAAGCTAAGAGCTGGAGGTCTTCGGATATGGGTCTACAG TGGAGACACTGATGGAAGGGTCCCAGTGACTGGAACAAGATATACATTGAGGAAGCTTGGGCTCAAAACCGTTGAAAAATGGACTCCTTGGTACAATCGCCAACAG GTTGGTGGATGGACAGTAACCTACGACGGGCTGATGTTCGTGACAGTAAGAGGAGCAGGGCACCAAGTCCCCACATTTGCCCCAAAGAGGTCTCTACAACTTGTCAGACACTTCCTGGCCAATGAGAAACTGCCATCTGCACCCTTCTAG
- the LOC116195493 gene encoding thioredoxin-like protein YLS8 isoform X1 — protein MSYLLPHLHSGWAVDQAILAEEERLVVIRFGHDWDETCMQMDEVLASVAETIKNFAVIYLVDITEVPDFNTMYELYDPSTVMFFFRNKHIMIDLGTGNNNKINWALKDKQEFIDIVETVYRGARKGRGLVIAPKDYSTKYRY, from the exons ATGTCGTATCTTCTGCCGCATCTGCACTCGGGATGGGCTGTGGATCAGGCCATCCTGGCCGAGGAGGAGCGCCTCGTCGTCATCCGATTCGGCCACGATTGGGACGAAACCTGTATGCAG ATGGATGAAGTGCTTGCATCTGTAGCCGAGACCATAAAGAACTTTGCAGTGATATACCTAGTGGATATCACGGAAGTGCCCGACTTCAACACCATGTACGAGCTCTATGACCCGTCCACGGTCATGTTCTTCTTCAGGAACAAGCACATAATGATTGATCTTGGGACTGGTAACAACAACAAAATCAACTGGGCCCTAAAGGACAAGCAAGAGTTCATAGATATCGTGGAGACGGTGTACAGAGGTGCGAGGAAGGGCCGTGGTCTTGTCATTGCTCCTAAGGACTACTCTACCAAATACCGTTACTAA
- the LOC116195491 gene encoding chaperone protein dnaJ C76, chloroplastic, with translation MPATCLFLHAPTPSTLPTRISSYRTKSNLLAGSTAPRKLFVRCKASTSSSSITDFDLYELLGLDSSSTQSQIKLAYRSLQKRCHPDIAGPTGHDMSIILNEAYALLSDPNSRLAYDKELAKLSELRGYTGRPLYSVWLGSESEQRAVFVDEVKCVGCLKCALFAGKTFAIESVYGRARVVAQWADPEHKIQEAIGSCPVDCISLVERSDLAALEFLMSKQLRGNVRVGTSNAVGSRVSNIFVEVKKFQSRVKDVAEKSATQNTETDLQREARFSAIHAIRSLSNWLQWRAPTSSGPQELTRSTRKLDDPNIRKLRDAAAARKKVHQIKSNHSFHDEYWIPSNHALPPATKEIPTPKATSRLSNTKEREKGRNDADYSPGKVSPIRLAIPFCTSAIAVAIVKLYSGGGKIGRLEDHIGGSLALEIVNSSWLQVILAGFTWFLIGMAIVELIAAVGNDKE, from the exons ATGCCTGCAACATGCCTCTTCCTCCACGCTCCAACACCTTCGACTCTCCCAACCAGAATTTCATCATACCGAACGAAGTCTAATCTTCTTGCTGGCTCTACCGCTCCGAGGAAGTTGTTCGTCCGTTGCAAGGCTTCTACCTCGTCTTCTTCGATCACGGACTTCGACCTGTATGAGCTCCTCGGGCTCGACAGCTCCTCCACCCAGTCCCAGATAAAGCTGGCCTACCGCTCTCTCCAGAAGAGGTGCCACCCCGACATCGCTGGGCCTACGGGCCACGACATGTCCATCATCCTCAACGAGGCTTATGCACTCCTATCGGATCCGAACTCTCGCTTGGCTTATGACAAG GAGCTAGCAAAGTTGTCTGAACTACGAGGATACACGGGAAGGCCTCTTTATTCGGTGTGGCTCGGCTCGGAGAGCGAGCAGAGGGCAGTTTTCGTGGATGAAGTCAAGTGCGTGGGCTGCTTGAAGTGCGCCTTGTTTGCTGGGAAGACCTTTGCTATTGAGTCGGTTTATGGAAGAGCACGCGTCGTCGCACAGTGGGCAGATCCCGAGCATAAGATCCAAGAAGCCATCGGCTCATGTCCAGTGGACTGCATTTC TCTTGTGGAGAGATCGGACCTCGCTGCTCTCGAATTTCTGATGTCTAAGCAACTGCGAGGCAATGTCAGAGTTGGTACAAGTAATGCAGTTGGTTCGCGTGTCTCAAACATATTTGTCGAGGTGAAGAAATTCCAAAGCCGAGTTAAGGACGTGGCGGAGAAATCTGCTACGCAAAACACCGAG ACGGACCTCCAAAGGGAAGCAAGGTTCTCAGCCATTCATGCGATCCGGTCGCTCTCAAACTGGCTACAGTGGCGAGCACCCACCAGCAGTGGACCCCAAGAGCTCACGCGATCAACCAGAAAACTTGACGATCCAAACATCAGAAAACTCCGTGATGCTGCAGCTGCAAGGAAAAAGGTCCATCAGATCAAATCTAATCACTCATTCCACGACGAGTACTGGATCCCTTCGAATCATGCACTTCCACCGGCCACCAAGGAGATACCTACCCCGAAAGCCACCTCAAGACTTTCAAACACCAAGGAACGAGAGAAAGGGCGCAACGATGCAGACTACAGCCCGGGAAAGGTCAGTCCGATAAGATTGGCAATCCCGTTCTGTACATCCGCCATTGCTGTGGCTATAGTGAAGTTATACAGTGGAGGGGGGAAAATAGGTAGACTCGAAGATCATATCGGGGGATCATTGGCACTGGAGATCGTGAACAGTTCATGGTTGCAGGTGATTTTGGCTGGGTTCACATGGTTTCTTATCGGGATGGCGATCGTGGAACTAATTGCAGCTGTCGGCAATGACAAGGAATGA